gttccacggttaaccgccggttccgaaccgtcccgaaccgccggttcggtgacggttccggttcgaaatatcttgaacctgaaccggaccgcgaaccgaattgcgacggttccggttcgggaatattgcgccggttccggttcggcggttaaccgccggaaccggaaccggtgggcatgtctacATAAGACCACGTACAAAACAAAGGAAAAATATTTGTCAGACATATCTATCTTTAAGATTAAATGACACAGCAGATTTGACACACGAGTTAAATCATGTACTCATCATTCTAGAAACTTGATTGTGTTTTAAGATGTACTAACtaatattattcaaatttttattttcccatTTCTTGATATCATTAGAGTTACAAAATGCACTTATATATTCATAAACCTTGTATGAAGAAATCCAAGCAAAATTATTCTCATTCTTGCATTAGTTACTATTCATTCTTGCTTCTGCTATGAGTTAAACACGTTAATACCAATTCTTGGTAGCTGATGATATTTTACCCGGTTGATCTATAGTTTACTCGTGTTCGTGTATATTATTCACTCATTATAAATGCGCCATCCGTCGCAAGAATCAAATAAATAAGCTAAGGGATATTACTACATTGTGATTTTAACCTCTTTTAGAAGTTGATTATGGTTATGTACTTATACATGAATATTATTCTACTTGAATCATCATGTTCGTGCCTGTAAGTCCAGTTACATATGTTCTCTTGTTTCCCCCAAAAAACTGCTTTGAGAATATAAATTCATAGATTTTACAACATACGTCCCTTTTCTCTCGATAATTTGTTCGTCTGATATGAAAGTTACATGAGAAGAGTACACTACTAATTCGAAATAAATCACACCAACAAAAGCAAAAAAGCAGCAACCTTTCCTTTTCACATAACAATTACAACCAGAAACagggaaaaaaaaagagagatcaTCAATCACACAACGATAGATTAAAAATTGTAGGAGCTACCTTAGtaaattaatcaacaaaaaattaGGACGGAGCATTCAAGAGGAGTCGAAATCATAATAGGCTAGGACACGTTAAGTAGGTAGAGAAATAAAGATAAAGCGCGATCGCTAGGAAGCGGCTGCAACGAAGCTTACCGCTTTGGGAACCAGGCATTGCATAGCCGGTGGCCGCCTGAGTCTGAGCGACGGAGTAGCGAGCGTAACACTTGGCCAAGAACATGTCACCCCAAGGAGACGTCGCGCACTCCGTCCTCAGCCGTTGGATGGCCTCGGACAAGCACTCATCGCACTGCCCGCTGCTCAAATCCTGCTCGCACTGCACCACGCCATGCACCCTCCCCGACCCCCCCACCCGAAAATACTGCCCCCCGCCGCCTCCCAGATACGCCAGCACGGCATCCCTCTCGTTGCCAGCGCCACTAGGCGGGCCGCACTTACGCGACACCACAGTCTTGTCGAGCGCCCCGACGAAGGAGGCGTTGTCGTACTTGATGAAGCAGCCGTCCAGCTGCAGGGCGCCGCCGCATGTCCCCATACAGTAGCCGCCTATCCTCGAGACAGCGTTCGCGACGCAGCTGTGGCAGTCGGAGCTGGTGAGGTCGCCGCGGCACTGGAAGAGCCCCGACACGGCGTCGTTGTCGTCGGTCGGGATGTTGAAGGTGTTGTAGTTGGAGAGGGAGGCTGAGTTGACGAGCGAGGCGAGCACTGAGTTGAGGCTTGACTCGTAGGGGCTGCCGGGGTTGTACTTCACCTGAGTGCAACCTACGTATATCATGGAATCCCATGAGCAGGTTGAGAGGTCTGGGAAGAGGGAGATGAACAGAGCGCAGAGGATCCATAGATGTTCTCCACAACGC
This portion of the Salvia splendens isolate huo1 chromosome 10, SspV2, whole genome shotgun sequence genome encodes:
- the LOC121751614 gene encoding plasmodesmata-located protein 6-like; this translates as MMRCGEHLWILCALFISLFPDLSTCSWDSMIYVGCTQVKYNPGSPYESSLNSVLASLVNSASLSNYNTFNIPTDDNDAVSGLFQCRGDLTSSDCHSCVANAVSRIGGYCMGTCGGALQLDGCFIKYDNASFVGALDKTVVSRKCGPPSGAGNERDAVLAYLGGGGGQYFRVGGSGRVHGVVQCEQDLSSGQCDECLSEAIQRLRTECATSPWGDMFLAKCYARYSVAQTQAATGYAMPGSQSGKLRCSRFLAIALYLYFSTYLTCPSLL